One uncultured Gellertiella sp. genomic window carries:
- the flgK gene encoding flagellar hook-associated protein FlgK: MSLSTAFNTAQAIFSNTATQSSVVSKNIANKDNANYARRAAVLSTTQYGAEVITTERAQDQALLRQTLTSMSQFNGQQQLTTGLKALSDIFGGNDHALAPSTFMLNLQNSLSDYAAKPADRTLAAAVVNNAQDVANSLNNATAQVQQVRTDADKSIEEDVNKLNDLLKQFQVANDAASSATSAGLDPNDAMDVRETLLKKISEIVGVTTLRREPNDLVLYTNEGTTLFESSARTVTFSRTFAFDATTTGSSIKIDGVPVSPGSGGNSSAQGSLAGLLQLRDQAAPLLQTHLDEISRGLISVFSESDSGAPPTVKPGLFTWTAGNVPLAGTVVPGISSRISVNAAVIPSLGGDPTKIRDGSINGPAFNKNTANSGSYSVQLNKLVTGMDSPIPFDPASQLGSSTGLMSFATKSIGWLEDLRSSATTATDTKDAMLNRSTEAYSNSTGVNLDEELSLLLDIEHSYSASSKLLNTLDEMIKSLLSVAG, encoded by the coding sequence ATGTCGCTCTCCACCGCGTTTAATACGGCACAAGCCATCTTCAGCAATACGGCGACCCAGTCTTCCGTGGTGTCGAAGAACATTGCCAACAAGGACAATGCAAATTACGCGCGGCGGGCAGCGGTTCTCTCCACGACCCAGTATGGTGCCGAGGTCATCACCACCGAACGGGCCCAGGATCAGGCATTGCTGCGCCAGACCCTGACCAGCATGTCCCAGTTCAACGGCCAGCAGCAGTTGACCACCGGACTGAAGGCGCTGAGTGACATATTCGGCGGCAATGATCACGCGCTTGCCCCGTCCACCTTCATGCTGAACCTGCAAAACAGCCTGAGCGACTATGCCGCCAAGCCCGCCGACCGGACACTCGCGGCGGCGGTGGTCAACAATGCCCAGGATGTGGCGAATTCGCTCAACAATGCCACCGCCCAGGTCCAGCAGGTCAGGACCGATGCCGACAAGTCCATCGAGGAGGATGTCAACAAGCTGAATGACCTCCTGAAGCAGTTTCAGGTGGCCAATGACGCCGCCTCTTCCGCGACCTCGGCGGGACTGGACCCCAACGATGCGATGGATGTGCGGGAAACCCTGCTGAAGAAGATTTCCGAGATTGTCGGTGTCACCACGCTGCGGCGCGAACCCAATGATCTCGTCCTCTATACCAACGAAGGCACGACGCTTTTTGAAAGCTCGGCGCGCACCGTCACCTTCAGCCGCACCTTTGCCTTTGATGCGACGACGACAGGCTCGTCGATCAAGATTGACGGTGTGCCGGTATCGCCGGGATCGGGCGGCAACTCCTCCGCGCAAGGGTCGCTTGCGGGCCTCCTGCAGCTGCGCGATCAGGCTGCCCCGCTGCTGCAGACGCATCTCGATGAAATCTCGCGTGGTCTGATCAGCGTTTTCTCCGAAAGTGACAGTGGCGCGCCGCCGACGGTCAAGCCCGGCCTGTTCACCTGGACGGCAGGAAACGTGCCGCTGGCAGGCACGGTGGTGCCGGGGATCTCGTCACGGATTTCCGTCAATGCGGCGGTCATCCCGTCGCTGGGCGGTGATCCGACCAAGATCCGCGACGGCTCGATCAACGGCCCCGCCTTCAACAAGAATACCGCCAACAGTGGCAGCTATTCGGTGCAGCTGAACAAGCTTGTCACCGGCATGGACAGCCCGATCCCCTTTGATCCCGCCAGCCAGCTCGGCAGTTCGACGGGTCTGATGAGCTTTGCCACCAAGTCGATCGGCTGGCTGGAAGATCTCAGAAGCTCTGCCACCACGGCCACCGACACCAAGGATGCGATGCTCAACCGTTCGACGGAAGCCTATTCCAACTCCACCGGTGTCAACCTTGATGAAGAATTGTCGCTCTTGCTCGACATCGAACACTCCTATTCGGCCTCGAGCAAGCTTCTCAATACATTAGATGAGATGATCAAATCTCTCTTAAGCGTCGCGGGCTAA
- a CDS encoding flagellar hook-associated family protein has translation MKTSTISSISIQNALRHTVSSSQGQLMKAERESTTGKYDDIGVALGAKTTRSLDLNGELLRLQNLKDTNSVVTQRLSASQEALTNMSQNGQTILNALVALSGNVDQTSLTTSKNTITSAFTAFTGAANTSLNGEYLFSGINTDVKPLNDYFDPAGSPAKTAFNSALTSFLGAQVPPLASASSMSAAQMSDFIDNTLTPMYSGASWNTDWSQATNQNVTSRINRNELVETSANANSSGIRNMALATVISTELLSLNLATDVRQAAASKATAAVGQAISGLDQERGKLGLSEARVKNANDSLAAQKDIITTHLSDLEGVDGFEASTRVQNLKALVEASYSLTARIQQLSLVNYLK, from the coding sequence ATGAAGACTTCAACAATCTCCAGCATCTCCATCCAGAATGCGCTGCGCCACACGGTCAGCTCGTCGCAAGGCCAGCTGATGAAGGCCGAGCGGGAATCGACCACCGGCAAATATGACGATATCGGCGTGGCGCTCGGGGCCAAGACCACACGCAGCCTGGATCTCAACGGCGAATTGCTGCGGCTGCAGAATCTGAAAGATACCAATTCCGTCGTGACCCAGCGCCTCAGCGCCTCGCAGGAGGCCCTGACCAACATGTCCCAGAATGGCCAGACCATTCTCAATGCCCTGGTGGCGCTGTCTGGCAATGTCGACCAGACCAGCCTGACCACCTCGAAAAACACCATCACCAGCGCCTTCACGGCCTTTACCGGCGCGGCCAACACCTCGCTGAATGGTGAATACCTGTTTTCCGGCATCAATACCGACGTCAAGCCGCTGAACGATTACTTCGATCCGGCCGGCTCGCCTGCCAAGACCGCCTTCAACAGCGCATTGACAAGCTTTCTCGGTGCGCAGGTGCCACCCCTGGCCTCGGCGAGCAGCATGAGTGCTGCCCAGATGAGTGATTTCATCGATAACACCCTGACGCCGATGTATAGCGGGGCGAGCTGGAATACCGACTGGTCGCAGGCGACCAACCAGAATGTCACCAGCCGCATCAACCGCAATGAGCTGGTGGAAACATCGGCCAATGCCAATTCGTCCGGCATCCGCAACATGGCGCTGGCGACTGTTATTTCGACCGAACTCCTCAGCCTCAACCTTGCCACTGACGTGCGCCAGGCGGCTGCCAGCAAGGCAACGGCTGCCGTCGGGCAGGCCATCTCCGGCCTTGATCAGGAGCGCGGCAAGCTGGGTCTCTCGGAGGCCCGGGTCAAGAATGCGAATGATTCGCTGGCCGCACAAAAGGATATCATCACGACCCATTTGTCCGACCTTGAAGGTGTCGACGGTTTCGAAGCCTCGACCCGTGTCCAGAATCTCAAGGCTTTGGTGGAGGCGTCCTACTCCCTGACAGCCCGGATACAGCAATTGAGTCTCGTCAATTACCTCAAATGA